A region of Anolis carolinensis isolate JA03-04 unplaced genomic scaffold, rAnoCar3.1.pri scaffold_7, whole genome shotgun sequence DNA encodes the following proteins:
- the pipox gene encoding peroxisomal sarcosine oxidase, with product MVSSCPKEYERCVDGSFLPEYENGLEELNVWKEGTESRGTPVSAPKETQSGGRQEQTLAWFPEKGKVRILGLCFQASALFRKRSKRQMEGMADMGKGHPNGIYDAIVVGAGIQGTFAAQQLSKRGQKTLLLDQFLLPHTRGSSHGLSRIIRSAYPQDYYTAMMGESIRLWKELEAETGAQLYRQTPLWILGRHESPEFQSYRRTMERHHVPSEELGPEAFAHRFPGFHLPSDEMAVSDRSAGVLFPDKALRVVQDQFRHNGGTIRDGEKVLQIIPGSVVRVVTSKGEYHAKRIVVAAGPWTGPLLEPLGLRLPLQPLRISVCYWKENQPGVLRELPSFISLHGAKHDIYGLPAGDYPGLVKVCYHYGNFVDPETPDRLTQSSPPVPDIQILKDFVRKYLPGLDPEPAVQERCLYTNTPDEDFVLDWHPRFKNIVIGAGFSGHGFKFGPVIGKILCQLSLGEEPSHDLTPFRISRFPQAAL from the exons TATGAAAGGTGTGTTGACGGCTCATTTCTCCCGGAATATGAGAACGGCTTGGAGGAGTTAAATGTCTGGAAGGAGGGCACGGAAAGCAGAGGGACACCCGTCTCCGCCCCTAAAGAAACCCAATCCGGAGGCCGGCAAGAGCAAACCTTGGCCTGGTTCCCAGAAAAAGGCAAAGTCCGGATTCTAGGACTTTGCTTCCAGGCCTCGGCTCTGTTTCGTAAGAGAAGCAAAAGGCAAATGGAAGGAATGGCGGACATGGGAAAAGGCCACCCCAATGGGATCTACGATGCCATTGTCGTCGGAGCGGGCATCCAGGGCACCTTTGCTGCTCAACAGTTATCCAAGCGAGGACAAAAGACTCTCCTTCTGGACCAG TTCCTCCTCCCGCACACCAGGGGCAGCTCTCACGGACTGAGCCGCATCATCCGCAGCGCTTACCCGCAGGACTACTACACGGCTATGATGGGAGAGTCCATCCGGCTCTGGAAGGAGCTGGAGGCCGAGACGGGAGCCCAGCTCTACAG ACAGACACCCTTGTGGATCCTGGGGCGCCACGAGAGCCCCGAGTTCCAGAGCTACCGGCGGACCATGGAGCGCCACCACGTCCCCAGCGAGGAACTCGGCCCCGAGGCCTTTGCGCACAGGTTCCCCGGGTTCCACCTTCCCAGCGATGAGATGGCCGTCTCGGACCGCTCCGCAGGGgtcctgtttccagataaggccCTTCGTGTGGTCCAg GACCAATTCCGGCACAACGGAGGGACCATCCGTGATGGAGAGAAGGTTCTCCAGATCATCCCGGGGTCTGTGGTGAGGGTCGTCACATCAAAAGGGGAGTACCACGCCAAACGGATCGTGGTCGCCGCTGGGCCATGGACTGGACCGTTGCTGGAGCCGCTGGGGCTTCGGCTGCCTCTCCAG CCCCTGCGTATCAGTGTCTGCTACTGGAAGGAAAACCAACCCGGGGTCCTGAGAGAGCTCCCTTCCTTCATCAGCCTCCACGGAGCAAAGCACGACATTTACGGGTTGCCGGCCGGCGACTACCCTGGCCTTGTCAAG GTCTGTTACCATTATGGCAACTTTGTGGACCCGGAAACACCTGACCGCCTGACCCAAAGCTCCCCTCCTGTCCCCGACATTCAGATCCTGAAGGATTTTGTCCGGAAATACCTGCCGGGGCTCGATCCCGAACCCGCCGTACAGGAACGCTGCTTATATACA AACACTCCAGATGAGGATTTTGTCTTAGATTGGCACCCGCGTTTCAAAAATATTGTCATCGGAGCAGGGTTTTCCG GCCACGGGTTCAAGTTTGGGCCTGTCATTGGGAAGATCCTTTGCCAACTGAGCCTTGGAGAAGAGCCGTCCCATGACTTGACCCCGTTTCGAATAAGCCGCTTCCCACAGGCTGCTTTGTAA